A single region of the Candidatus Reconcilbacillus cellulovorans genome encodes:
- a CDS encoding ABC transporter permease: MYRKTWSYRVFNAFNLAFMFVVSLLCVVPLWHVLAVSLSSRAAADANLVGLWPVQFTLEAYKKTIDNPVFLGSIGVSVARTVVGTALTLLLAFLAAYPLSKDDAVFKGRTVYAWIFVFTLIFNGGLVPFYIVIQKLGMMDTFWVLVIPGAVNVWLTVLLMNFFRSVPRELEEAALIDGAGHVRTLFSVYLPVSLPAIATLALFSMVFHWNSWFDGLLYIHDNKKYPLATFLQTVIVQRDFSTMSISPEDLELISQKTVRAAQIFIGALPILLVYPFLQTYFIKGLVLGAVKE; encoded by the coding sequence GTGTATCGCAAAACGTGGTCGTACCGCGTGTTCAATGCGTTCAATCTGGCGTTCATGTTCGTCGTTTCGCTCCTGTGCGTCGTTCCGCTCTGGCACGTGCTGGCTGTGTCGCTCAGCTCGCGCGCGGCGGCGGACGCGAATCTGGTCGGCCTGTGGCCGGTGCAGTTTACGCTCGAAGCGTACAAGAAAACGATCGACAATCCGGTCTTTCTCGGTTCGATCGGAGTGTCGGTCGCGCGTACCGTCGTCGGCACCGCGCTGACGCTGTTGCTCGCGTTTCTGGCCGCTTATCCTCTGTCGAAAGACGATGCGGTGTTCAAAGGCCGCACGGTGTACGCCTGGATTTTCGTGTTTACGCTCATTTTCAACGGCGGGCTCGTGCCGTTTTATATCGTGATCCAGAAACTCGGCATGATGGACACGTTCTGGGTGCTCGTCATTCCCGGCGCGGTCAACGTCTGGCTGACGGTGCTTCTGATGAACTTCTTCCGGAGTGTGCCGCGCGAGTTGGAGGAGGCGGCGCTCATCGACGGGGCGGGACACGTCCGCACGCTGTTTTCGGTCTACCTGCCGGTGTCGCTGCCGGCGATCGCGACGCTGGCGCTGTTCAGCATGGTGTTTCATTGGAATTCTTGGTTCGACGGGTTGCTGTACATTCACGACAACAAAAAGTATCCGCTCGCGACGTTTTTGCAGACGGTGATCGTGCAGCGCGATTTCAGCACGATGAGCATCAGCCCGGAAGATCTCGAGCTGATCTCACAGAAAACGGTTCGAGCGGCGCAAATTTTTATCGGCGCGCTGCCGATTTTGCTCGTATATCCGTTTTTGCAGACGTATTTCATCAAGGGGCTTGTGCTCGGCGCGGTGAAGGAATAA